From the genome of Haloplanus vescus:
CGTCGGCCGCCCAGCTCCGCTCCCAGAGTTTGTAACACACCTCGAGATACTCGTCGGCGCGGTCGTAGCGTTCGTCGTGGTCGATGTAGTCGCCGACGACGTTCTCGAACTCGAGGTCACCGACGGACGTGACGACGTTCCAGCCGAGGCGTCCGTCGGTCAGGTCGTCGATGGTCGAGAGTTTCTTCGCGAGGAGATAGGGCGGGTAGAACGACGTCGAGGCCGTCGCCACCAGACCCAGTCGGTCCGTCGCGCCGGCGAGAGCCGAGAGGAGCGGCAGCGGGTCGTTCTCGGGGAACTGCTCGCCGCGGCGGACCGTCGGGTCGATGCGCCCGCGGTACTGGTTGGCGACGTTGTACGCGTCTGCGAAAAAGAGCGCGGTGAACCCACCGCGTTCGAGACGCGTCGCGAGGTCCGTCCAGAACCCGAGGTCCGTGTATCCGTCTGCCTGCCCGTGGCTCGGCATCTGCCACGCGTCCTCGACGACCGGCGAGTGACTGCAGTTCGTGTACGCGATGAGGTCGAACATGTGTGAATGTCTCGTACGCGACTTCGGCTTTCGGTACGCACTATTGTAGGAGATATCTCTTCAATATTTCCTATTAGAAAGTATTATTCGTCAGTAGTCGCAACGAACGGCGACACGTCTAGCATGAAATGGTCGACCCCTGTCGGTCTCGACGACGCGTCGCGTGGCGAACTCGCGCTGTTCGTGTTGGTGGCGGCGTTCAGCGTGGCGTTGGCGATTGCGGGTATCCGCTATCCGGAGCAAGTCGGCGGCGTCTTCAGCAGTAGCTTCGACTTCGTCCTCGTCTACTTCGGGTGGTGGTTCATCCTGTTGAGCTTCCTCCTGACGGTCGGCCTGACCGTCTTCTGTCTCTCCCGGTACGGCCACGTCCGTATCGGTGGCCCGGACGCCGACCCCGAGTTCGGTCGCCTGTCGTGGCTCGCGATGGTGTTTACCGTCGGCTACTCGATTTCGGTGCTCTTCTGGGGCGTCGCCGAACCGCTGTGGATAGTCTCGAACCCGCCCTCGCCGGCGCCGATACGCGGTCCCCCCATCGAGTCGTTGGCGCTCGCGTTCGTCTTCCTCCACGACATCCTGCCGGGGCTCATCGCCTGGTATCTCCCGTTTGGACTCGCGTTCGGACTCGTCGTCTGGCGGACGGAGTCGTGGAAAGTGAGTAGCGTGCTCCGACCGCTCCTCGACCCCGACCGGTTTCGAGCCGTCTACTGGCTCGTGGACTTCGTCTCCCTCGTCGCAATCGTCGGTGGCTTGGCCACCTCGCTCGGGTTCATCGGTCGCCAGCTCGGGTCCATCGTCAGCGTCGTCTACGGCGTCGACTCTCGACTCGTCACGCTGGGGCTGTTCGCACTCGTCGCCGCGCTCTTCGTCGTCGACGTGTGGCTGGGACTGCGTCGCGGCATCCGCAACGCTGCGCGAATCGCCGTCCTCGCGAACGTCCTGTTGACTGTCGTCCTCTTCGTGCTCGGGCCGTCGCTTTTCATCATCGAACTTGGACTGGACGCGATGGGCGTCTGGTTGGGGAACCTTCCCCAGTTGATGCTGTACACCGCGCCGATGTCGGACGGCCACTGGCCGCAGAACTGGACGAGTTTCTGGTGGGCGTGGTGGGCCGCGTGGGGCGTCTTCGTCGGCAGTTTCGTCGCTCGCGTCTCGAAAGGCCGCACCGTCCGCGAGGTCTTTTTGGGCCTCTGTGTCGCGCCGACCTCGCTTCTGCTCTTCCAGCACAGCGTCCTCGGCGGCATCGCGCTCGCGCCACCGTACCGCGAGACGATTCTGCAGGCGCTCCAACAGCGAGGCAACGCCGCGGCCCTGAGTGCGGCCCTCGAAGCCCTCCCCTACAGCGACGCCGTGGCCGCCCTGGCCGTCCTCGCCCTCGTCGGCTACATCCTGACCTCGCTTGACTCGGCCGTCTACATGCTGTCAGCGATCAACCTCGGCAACCGAGAGCCGAACGTCCGCAATCGCGCCGCGTGGGGACTGCTCATGGTCGCCATCGGCGTGATGACGACGTACGTGGGCGGGGGAACGAGCGTCCTCGAATCGTTCTCGACGACGCTCGCACTCCCCTTTACCGGGCTCTATCTCGTCGTGGGCTACGT
Proteins encoded in this window:
- a CDS encoding BCCT family transporter, which produces MKWSTPVGLDDASRGELALFVLVAAFSVALAIAGIRYPEQVGGVFSSSFDFVLVYFGWWFILLSFLLTVGLTVFCLSRYGHVRIGGPDADPEFGRLSWLAMVFTVGYSISVLFWGVAEPLWIVSNPPSPAPIRGPPIESLALAFVFLHDILPGLIAWYLPFGLAFGLVVWRTESWKVSSVLRPLLDPDRFRAVYWLVDFVSLVAIVGGLATSLGFIGRQLGSIVSVVYGVDSRLVTLGLFALVAALFVVDVWLGLRRGIRNAARIAVLANVLLTVVLFVLGPSLFIIELGLDAMGVWLGNLPQLMLYTAPMSDGHWPQNWTSFWWAWWAAWGVFVGSFVARVSKGRTVREVFLGLCVAPTSLLLFQHSVLGGIALAPPYRETILQALQQRGNAAALSAALEALPYSDAVAALAVLALVGYILTSLDSAVYMLSAINLGNREPNVRNRAAWGLLMVAIGVMTTYVGGGTSVLESFSTTLALPFTGLYLVVGYVLFQHDPDG